The sequence CGTCGAGCACGTCGACGTTGTTCAGGATGATACCTTCATCCGAGACCCCGCACAGGGACATGACCGACAGGCCGATCGGATTGGGCCGCTTGGGGGATCGGGTGGCGAAGATGCCGTGCGGATTGTTGTCCAGGAAGGGGATCACGGTCAGTTCCTGCCCCTCTATCTGATGCAGGTGGTAGAGGATGATCAGATGCGAAAATCCCTCGATGTCCCGGATGCCTTCGCGAAATTCCGGCAGCACCTTGATGGTTCCCTTGATTCCCTTGGCCCCGGAAGGCTGGATGGGCATACCGGTGGTGTCTTTGTGCGGTGTGTGAAAATAGCCTATGGGTCGGTAGTTGATCTGCATTGGGTGCGCCTTGTTGGTGTATTTATGCCTTCCTGAGCATACGCCGTGCCATAATTTATATTCATTAATTCCAGTATATTATTATATGAGCATGTCTACAATTGTGCGTTTTCATACACAATTGAAATAAATAAACTACAAAAGTGTAGGGGTGTAGTGTGGTAACCAACTCTTGTCGACCTGTAGGCTGCTAAGCCCGGCAACAATCGAATTGGGTTGGATTGAAAGACAATAATAATGAGGGGTTGGACATCTTATGTCCGTATTCCTTTTCATCTGGATTCCGGCCGGGATACCCTTTATGGTAAAACTCCGCGCTCCTGGGTGTCATGTTTTCCCGGTCGGCGCGCAACACCGCAACATGAGGTAGACCTGCGTATGGGCCTTGCCACAGATATCATTCTCATCATCGTATTCGCCTTCTTCTGCGGCCTGGCGGCCCAGCGGGTGGGGCAGCCGATCATTCTCGGCTACATTCTGTCCGGGGTATTGCTCGGACCTTACACCGGCGGCCTGACCGTGTCCGGGGCGCACGAGATCGAACTGCTGGCCGAGATCGGCATTGCGTTGCTCCTGTTCGCCCTGGGGTTGGAGTTCTCCTTCAAGGACCTGAAACCGGTGAAGTGGGTGGCCCTTATCGGCACGCCCATACAGATGCTACTGACCATGGCGCTCGGCTTCGTCATAGGCCACTATATGGGCTTTGACTGGAAGTCCTCCCTGTGGCTGGGCGCTCTGGCCTCCTTTTCCAGCACCATGGTCATTCTCAAGACCCTGATGAATCAGGGGTGGCTCGGCACCCTGTCGTCCAAGGTCATGATCGGCATGCTCATCGTCCAGGATCTGGCCGTGGTGCCCATGATGATCGTTCTGCCCGAACTCAACGACCCGGTGGTCGGCCTGCCCAAGCTCGGCTTCGCGCTGGTCAAGGCAGCCCTGTTCCTGGCCTCCATGATCCTGCTCGGGACGCGGCTGCTGCCCTGGCTCATGGCCCGCATCGCCCAGCTCGGGTCACGCGAGCTCTTTCTGCTGGCCATTGCGGCCATCGGCCTGGGCGTAGGGTACCTCACCTACCTGGCCGGGCTGTCCTTCGCCTTTGGCGCGTTCGTGGCCGGCATGGTCCTGTCCGAATCGGATTTCGGCCACCAGGCTCTGTCCGACATCATCCCTTTGCGGGACATATTCGGTCTGCTCTTCTTTTCCTCGGTGGGCATGCTCTTCAACCCCATGTATCTGGTGGAGCACTTGAGCCAGGTCTTCTGGCTGCTGGCTATCCTCTGCGTGGGCAAGGGGCTCATCTTCGCCCTGGTCGCCAAGATCTTCCGCTACCGAAACGTGGTGCCCCTGGCCGTCGGACTCGGCCTGTTCCAGATCGGCGAGTTCGCCTTTGTGCTGGCGCGGTTAGGCCTGTCCACCGGGTCCATCCCGCGCGAGGTCTATTCCATGATCATGACCGTGACCATCATCTCGATGGTCCTGACCCCGATCATCTCCGGCCAGACCGCGAGGCTCTATGCTCTGCGCAAGCGGTGGTTTTCCCACGAGGAACTGGAATCTTCCAACATGCCGAAAA is a genomic window of uncultured Pseudodesulfovibrio sp. containing:
- the tsaA gene encoding tRNA (N6-threonylcarbamoyladenosine(37)-N6)-methyltransferase TrmO yields the protein MQINYRPIGYFHTPHKDTTGMPIQPSGAKGIKGTIKVLPEFREGIRDIEGFSHLIILYHLHQIEGQELTVIPFLDNNPHGIFATRSPKRPNPIGLSVMSLCGVSDEGIILNNVDVLDGTPVIDIKPYVPDFDVWPADRVGWFEGKSGNATTRRSDDRFAACSLEETGS
- a CDS encoding cation:proton antiporter, which translates into the protein MGLATDIILIIVFAFFCGLAAQRVGQPIILGYILSGVLLGPYTGGLTVSGAHEIELLAEIGIALLLFALGLEFSFKDLKPVKWVALIGTPIQMLLTMALGFVIGHYMGFDWKSSLWLGALASFSSTMVILKTLMNQGWLGTLSSKVMIGMLIVQDLAVVPMMIVLPELNDPVVGLPKLGFALVKAALFLASMILLGTRLLPWLMARIAQLGSRELFLLAIAAIGLGVGYLTYLAGLSFAFGAFVAGMVLSESDFGHQALSDIIPLRDIFGLLFFSSVGMLFNPMYLVEHLSQVFWLLAILCVGKGLIFALVAKIFRYRNVVPLAVGLGLFQIGEFAFVLARLGLSTGSIPREVYSMIMTVTIISMVLTPIISGQTARLYALRKRWFSHEELESSNMPKTGMSGHVIILGAGRVGLQVAQILMRFEQPHVLVELDHRRFEQAKKAGIAAVYGDASQEIVLEAAGLDHAAQLIVTVPDLVTIRTIIQHVRHDYPDLEIIARSTTRDHLHDMKELGADEAVLPELEASLEMSRQSLLRLHKSPVEILRHTDRIRQEFYSVLADSSNEYRELIQFRGAEQQFDLQWIKVPPTSPLAGKSLGESNVRNATGASIVGVVRDGQLKTNPDASYVLEPGDLVAFIGNDQDRSRFCTFSRTESGPTADCVA